A stretch of Gemmatimonadota bacterium DNA encodes these proteins:
- a CDS encoding RNA polymerase sigma factor, producing the protein MTVDDLYETYAAQLMKHARRLAADKDNADDLLQETFMRAMRNLGLLKSLSSHRRRAWMFRTMGNLFVDKQRARRRERAFLGTLHQILKEESIHKTAGWRSDTDAHIFETISIPEIMRHIPEKDHDLFHMRFVTGMTSEEIASRTGIPASTVRFRLHVAIRKLRARRSRFA; encoded by the coding sequence ATGACTGTCGATGATCTTTATGAAACGTATGCCGCTCAACTGATGAAGCACGCTCGACGGCTGGCCGCGGACAAAGACAACGCGGACGATTTGCTTCAGGAGACGTTCATGCGAGCCATGAGAAACCTGGGTCTGCTCAAATCGCTGTCGTCCCACCGGAGGCGTGCCTGGATGTTCAGGACCATGGGCAATCTGTTCGTGGACAAGCAACGTGCCCGGCGGAGAGAAAGGGCATTCCTCGGGACACTACACCAAATCCTAAAGGAGGAGTCGATCCACAAAACCGCCGGATGGCGGTCTGATACGGATGCACACATTTTCGAAACGATCAGCATACCGGAGATTATGAGGCACATACCGGAGAAAGATCACGATCTCTTTCATATGCGTTTCGTAACGGGAATGACCAGCGAGGAAATCGCCAGCCGGACGGGAATTCCGGCTTCGACAGTGCGTTTCCGCCTGCACGTGGCCAT
- a CDS encoding S8 family serine peptidase, which yields MWPALRDFLNVPEALTGKGVRIAIVDGDFPNHPDITTNQHRTSHKVMVMDPDPVPKEFNVESGPWKGGAHGLWAAAAAASSGAESRGLYKGVAHDADLFLIAQYFTGQSRQPEKRDEAHLRSLEWIRDNWRKYEIRGVLTARKSALDASLLPWQSDPVRVLCEEIASEGVLIVSGSGNLSDRTAAMAEAAAPSVLSVGGVVIPSNGDPGSADVFPGCRGTTFEGKWIPEILAPAANIVLPHGTDKEIEHHYYGKIDDLPRRYARLHGTSFAGPMVLGAAACLWQARPEWTSQEMKSALIESSIQQPGWTDLRAGLVSVRAALGSTPSATRRDHGIWPRQPWTVLRSLSVASRLGMLGDSDPEHVVAAILSFVGDENALPDNVWIPFRKCLRHTDPHVRAAGACALAMGRSLVNASEIIEAIRDDSPYVRAAAVNLLRNHSDLWSECTKALPDLFNDTNPDVRYAALQLAVQMADPRMAGAILAGLEEDARENRISSFEVRRNALESITDHRLEMTPPYRHGEPFYSDDLRASRLDLARRWNEWIREEWLPERA from the coding sequence ATGTGGCCAGCTTTGCGGGATTTCCTGAACGTACCCGAAGCGTTAACGGGGAAAGGCGTCCGTATCGCCATTGTCGACGGCGATTTCCCGAATCATCCAGATATCACTACGAACCAACACCGTACTTCCCACAAAGTAATGGTGATGGATCCAGATCCGGTTCCGAAGGAGTTTAACGTTGAATCCGGACCGTGGAAAGGCGGTGCCCACGGTCTCTGGGCCGCGGCCGCCGCGGCAAGTTCCGGCGCCGAATCCAGGGGGCTGTACAAGGGTGTGGCCCACGATGCGGATCTCTTCCTGATTGCCCAGTACTTCACCGGACAGAGCCGGCAACCGGAAAAACGAGATGAAGCGCATCTCAGGTCCCTCGAATGGATCCGGGACAATTGGCGGAAGTATGAGATTCGTGGAGTTTTAACGGCCAGAAAAAGCGCTTTGGACGCAAGCCTTCTACCTTGGCAGTCGGACCCCGTCAGGGTATTGTGCGAGGAAATCGCGTCCGAGGGGGTTCTTATCGTATCCGGTTCGGGAAACTTATCTGACCGGACGGCCGCCATGGCAGAAGCAGCGGCTCCTTCCGTACTTTCTGTCGGCGGGGTCGTGATTCCATCGAATGGAGATCCCGGGAGTGCGGATGTTTTTCCCGGATGCCGGGGAACGACCTTCGAAGGGAAGTGGATACCCGAAATCCTGGCGCCCGCAGCGAACATCGTGCTGCCGCATGGAACCGATAAAGAGATTGAGCACCACTACTACGGGAAGATCGACGATCTGCCCCGTCGATACGCGCGACTGCACGGCACCTCGTTCGCCGGACCGATGGTCCTTGGCGCCGCAGCCTGTCTGTGGCAGGCGCGACCCGAATGGACGAGCCAGGAAATGAAGTCGGCCCTCATCGAATCGTCCATACAACAGCCGGGATGGACCGACCTGCGCGCCGGTCTCGTTTCGGTCCGCGCCGCCCTGGGCTCAACGCCATCGGCAACCCGTCGTGACCACGGAATCTGGCCCCGCCAGCCCTGGACCGTGTTACGCTCGCTATCCGTAGCGTCCAGACTAGGGATGCTGGGAGATAGCGATCCGGAACACGTTGTAGCAGCCATTCTCTCTTTTGTCGGAGACGAGAACGCGCTTCCTGACAATGTATGGATACCCTTCCGGAAGTGTTTGCGACATACGGATCCCCACGTCCGAGCCGCTGGGGCGTGCGCCCTGGCCATGGGACGTTCCCTGGTAAACGCTTCCGAGATCATCGAAGCGATCAGGGACGATTCTCCTTACGTCCGCGCCGCTGCCGTCAATCTGCTGCGTAATCATTCGGATCTCTGGTCCGAATGCACCAAGGCGTTACCCGACCTCTTCAATGATACGAACCCGGATGTCCGCTACGCGGCCCTCCAACTCGCCGTACAGATGGCGGATCCGCGAATGGCCGGTGCGATCCTGGCCGGCCTGGAGGAGGACGCTCGGGAGAATCGAATTTCGAGCTTTGAAGTCAGGAGGAATGCCCTGGAATCAATAACGGATCACCGGCTGGAGATGACGCCGCCTTACAGGCATGGAGAGCCGTTCTACTCCGACGACCTCCGTGCATCGCGGCTTGATCTTGCGCGCCGATGGAATGAGTGGATCCGGGAAGAGTGGCTGCCGGAACGTGCGTAG